The following is a genomic window from Spiribacter sp. 1M189.
GATTGAAAAAGGGAAAGTCGCCACCGTAGATATCAAAATACGACGGATAGACAACGGCACGACCCACAGAAGCATGAGCCCGCAAAGAGGGCTCAAAGTAATAGGAGCCTGCCAGGTTCCAGGTTACCGAATTGGAGAAATCATCACTGGTATCAAGCCTGACACCCGTCTGCGTGGAGAAGTCATCGGAAAGAAAGCCCCGATACTCGATCGCATAGGAGCGATTTTTTCGCTCATCCGTTGAACTCTTGGCGGAATCTTCCTTTGATTCCAGCAGCAGGCTCACGAGCTGATCGCTTGATGCGGTTGGTCTGTCATCCAAAGCGTACTGCCCACGATACTTGTAGATGCGTGTCGTCTGATCCCCGATCGCAGTATTCGCGGTCTGGTTGCCGATATCCTCCAGGGTCACCCGGCTAGTGGAAGCGCCGGTCGGCGAGGTGTAGTCGAGGAAAGCTTCGATCGAGCGCTCCAGAAGCTTGTTGGTCTTATCGATGTCATCAACAACGTAGGTGTCCTCACTGGTTGCGCCGAATGGCGCATCGTCCAGATCATATCGCCCATCAGCCAATCGGAAGGAAAATCCAGCATCGAGTTGCTCCGTCAGAGCGAGTCGCCCTTTTGAGGTGAAGCTCTCCCAGCTCGTCGAATCCCTCTCTCCGCCATCACCACTCAGGTCATAGCCCTTGTCATGGAGGTTATCCACCGTCACTGACAGATCACCACGCGGTACCCCGTAGGTGAGAAAAGCACTCTGCCGGTCGCCTTCGCCGAACTCGAAGCTCGCGCCCCGTGATACCCCCGCGGCAGGCCGGCGCGTAATGATATTGATCACGCCCGAGGCGGCGTCGGTGCCATATGGAACGGACTGCGGCCCTCTGAGCACCTCGATCCGGTCGATGTTCGCAATGTCGAAACTCCGCAGGTCATAGCCGCTGTCGCCTGCGGCGACACGCACCCCGTTGACGAGGATCAGCACATGGTTTGCCTCCCCGCCCCGGATACGGACCTGGCGGTCGCTTGGTCCGGTTCCGGTCACGGATACCCCGGGTTGCGCTTCCAGCGCCTGCTGCACCGTGACGAAGCCACGGTCCTCGATCTGCTGCCGGGTAATCACGGTATTGGATCGCCCGAACTCATCGGCGGCGACCGGCGAGATACCGCCGGAAACAATGATGGGTTCGAGCTCGGTGGTGCTGCTGGACTGGGCGTACACGTAGGTGGGCACGCCGGCGGCGATGGCCAGCGCGGTGGTGGCAAATGCCTTTTTCATGTTGTTGAGGCCTTTCTTTCCCTGGCGGGATGGCTCCCGCCGACAGACACACGAGGTCTGCGAAGGCCCTCATCGGACAGCCCACCGCAGACCGGCGACTGTCACCTCTGCGGTAGTGCCGCTTCCCTGGCGCGCCCCGCACCGGAAATGGGTGATCGCCTCGGCAGGTCTCCTGGCTCACGGGTCGTTGCTTGGCCCCGCCTTCCCATCGCATCCGCGACAGTGGCATCCGGGGGCTTCGCTCGCCGCTTACAGTTGCGGGGGCAGCCGCAGCTTTGCACTGCGTTCCCTTTTAATCCGATGCCTTGGCACCGGAACCGAAGTCACTAAAAGTGTGCAATGGATCGGACGGGGGTTCAAGTTGAGGGGGTGTGCCGCTGCAGGATCAGATCGAAGACATCATGGCCCTTGCGCACGCCACGGCGCTCAAATCGCGTGCCGGGGCGATCACCGGGGTCCGGGGCGTAGCCGCCGTGGGAGTTGTGCAGACGCGGCTCGGCGTCGGTGAGCTCCAGCATCCACTCGGCATACTCGGCCCAGTCGGTGGCCATGTGCAGAAAACCGCCGGGCTGAAGCCGGTCAGCCACCGTGGCCAGCCACGGCGCCTGGACCATGCGGCGCTTGTGATGCCGCTTCTTTGGCCAGGGATCGGGGAAGAAGAGCTGCAGGCCGGCCAGAGAGGCTGAAGGCACACCCTGACGCAGCAGCTCGCTGGCATCGGCCAGAAGGACTTTGAGGTTGGTGATGCCGTCGGCCTCAATGCGCCGAAGCAGCCGACCGGTACCGGCGCGATACACCTCAACGCCCATGTAGTTGCGCTCGGGGTGGGCAACCGCAATCTCGGCCAGTGCCTCACCATCTCCAAAGCCGATATCCAGCACCAGCGGTGCCGGCCGCGCGAACAGGGCGCTGATGTCGAGCAGCCCCGAGGCCGCCGTCCAGTCAATGCCGTACAGCGGATACAGCTCATCGAGGGCGCGCTGCTGGCCGGTGGTGAGCCGGCCCTCGCGACGGACGAAGCTGCGGATGGGGCGGTGCGTGGGTTGGCTCACGCGCCGCCTTGCCAGAAGGTGCCCTCCAGCGGCGAGCTGGCGGCGGCGAAACGGCGCATCGGCATACGGCCGGCCAGGAATGCCTCGCGCCCGGCCTCGATGCCCTTGCGCATGGCGGAGGCCATGCCGACAGGGTTCCTCGCCGCGGCGATGGCGGTGTTCATGAGTACGCCGTCGCAGCCCAGCTCCATGGCCACCGCTGCATCGGATGCCGTGCCAACGCCGGCATCCACGATAATGGGCACGCCGGCGTTCTCGATGATCGTCATCAGGTTGTAACGGTTCTGGATACCCAGCCCGGAACCGATGGGTGACGCCAGCGGCATGACGGCCACGCAACCCATCTCCTCGAGTCGCTTCGCGGCAATCGGATCATCGCTGGTGTAGACCATGACCTCAAAGCCATCGGCCACCAGCTTCTCCGCCGCCTCCAGCGTGGCGGGCACGTCCGGATAGAGTGTTTTCTGGTCACCCAGCACCTCGAGCTTGACGAGGTTGTGACCATCCAGCAGCTCACGGGCGAGCCGGCAGACGCGCACCGCGTCATCGGCCGTATAGCAGCCCGCCGTGTTCGGCAGAATGGTGAATTCGCTCGGGGGAATGACGTCGAGAAGGTTTTCCTCGTCGGCATTCTGGCCGATG
Proteins encoded in this region:
- the trmB gene encoding tRNA (guanosine(46)-N7)-methyltransferase TrmB, with translation MSQPTHRPIRSFVRREGRLTTGQQRALDELYPLYGIDWTAASGLLDISALFARPAPLVLDIGFGDGEALAEIAVAHPERNYMGVEVYRAGTGRLLRRIEADGITNLKVLLADASELLRQGVPSASLAGLQLFFPDPWPKKRHHKRRMVQAPWLATVADRLQPGGFLHMATDWAEYAEWMLELTDAEPRLHNSHGGYAPDPGDRPGTRFERRGVRKGHDVFDLILQRHTPST
- a CDS encoding thiazole synthase, producing MTDQDILTIAGRQFRSRLLVGTGKYRDMAETGEAIRASGAGIVTVAIRRTNIGQNADEENLLDVIPPSEFTILPNTAGCYTADDAVRVCRLARELLDGHNLVKLEVLGDQKTLYPDVPATLEAAEKLVADGFEVMVYTSDDPIAAKRLEEMGCVAVMPLASPIGSGLGIQNRYNLMTIIENAGVPIIVDAGVGTASDAAVAMELGCDGVLMNTAIAAARNPVGMASAMRKGIEAGREAFLAGRMPMRRFAAASSPLEGTFWQGGA
- a CDS encoding TonB-dependent receptor plug domain-containing protein, coding for MKKAFATTALAIAAGVPTYVYAQSSSTTELEPIIVSGGISPVAADEFGRSNTVITRQQIEDRGFVTVQQALEAQPGVSVTGTGPSDRQVRIRGGEANHVLILVNGVRVAAGDSGYDLRSFDIANIDRIEVLRGPQSVPYGTDAASGVINIITRRPAAGVSRGASFEFGEGDRQSAFLTYGVPRGDLSVTVDNLHDKGYDLSGDGGERDSTSWESFTSKGRLALTEQLDAGFSFRLADGRYDLDDAPFGATSEDTYVVDDIDKTNKLLERSIEAFLDYTSPTGASTSRVTLEDIGNQTANTAIGDQTTRIYKYRGQYALDDRPTASSDQLVSLLLESKEDSAKSSTDERKNRSYAIEYRGFLSDDFSTQTGVRLDTSDDFSNSVTWNLAGSYYFEPSLRAHASVGRAVVYPSYFDIYGGDFPFFNLVYEPNRDIKPEKNLGFDIGLEWSFPDDGGLVALTYYNETLEDEIFAKELTDKSTGEKTYFQATNRQSDSRREGIEISTEFRPAESVDFGLSYTYTRSTNDEGSVEGRRPMHEFGLNTTWRASRLPLTLSGDLRYVRDLYDQQFYKEGNPFAKIPAFTVVNFAARYSLTDHIDLTGRITNAFDEDYTEVWGYATRGRAGYIGMAASW